One segment of Pseudomonas asgharzadehiana DNA contains the following:
- a CDS encoding ABC transporter permease: MDAKAIVQHPDELKPPPRPRLVKLLPSNIGGPLIGLVLLVLVFSFSSEFFFSLRNGLNILDQVTVLGILAIGMTAVIVIGGIDLSVGSVLAFSMMMLGWLYQDQAVPLGFAIAISIATGMLAGLVSGGLITYAKLPPFIATLTMMSVARGLANILTEGRQIVGYPEWFTSLATVRHFGFLSATVGLFLVMLLVAWVFLRFRAGGRNLYAMGGSPEVARLSGIKVRAITLWVYAISGALAGIAAVTLAARLDSSQPSAGLSLELDAIAAVVIGGASLSGGVGSIGGTLVGVLIIGVLRNGLNLLGVSPFIQQVVIGVVIALAVTIDTLRRRSSTAR, encoded by the coding sequence GTGGACGCCAAAGCGATTGTCCAGCACCCGGACGAACTCAAGCCGCCACCCCGCCCCCGCCTGGTGAAACTGCTGCCCAGCAATATCGGCGGCCCACTGATAGGGCTTGTGCTGCTGGTGCTGGTTTTCTCCTTCAGCTCCGAATTCTTTTTCTCTTTGCGCAATGGCCTGAACATTCTTGATCAGGTCACGGTGCTGGGCATCCTGGCGATCGGCATGACGGCGGTGATCGTGATCGGCGGCATCGATCTGTCGGTCGGCTCGGTACTGGCCTTCTCGATGATGATGCTCGGCTGGCTGTATCAGGACCAGGCGGTGCCGCTGGGCTTTGCGATTGCGATCTCGATTGCCACCGGCATGCTCGCCGGTCTGGTGTCCGGCGGGTTGATCACCTACGCCAAGTTACCGCCGTTCATTGCCACGCTGACCATGATGTCGGTGGCCCGCGGCCTGGCGAACATCCTCACCGAAGGCCGGCAGATCGTCGGTTACCCGGAGTGGTTCACCAGCCTGGCCACGGTGCGGCATTTCGGCTTTTTATCCGCCACTGTCGGGCTGTTCCTGGTGATGTTGCTGGTGGCCTGGGTGTTCCTGCGCTTTCGCGCCGGTGGCCGCAACCTCTACGCCATGGGCGGCAGCCCGGAAGTGGCGCGCCTGTCGGGCATCAAGGTGCGTGCGATTACCCTGTGGGTGTACGCCATCAGCGGCGCTCTCGCCGGCATCGCCGCGGTCACCCTGGCCGCGCGCCTCGACTCCTCGCAACCGAGCGCCGGCCTGAGCCTGGAACTGGACGCCATCGCCGCCGTAGTGATCGGCGGCGCCAGCCTCAGCGGTGGCGTGGGCAGCATCGGCGGCACCCTGGTGGGCGTGCTGATCATTGGCGTGTTGCGCAATGGCCTCAACCTGCTGGGCGTTTCGCCCTTTATTCAACAAGTGGTGATCGGCGTGGTCATCGCCCTCGCCGTCACCATCGACACCCTGCGACGCCGCTCCAGCACTGCCCGTTAA